A genomic segment from Bacteroidales bacterium encodes:
- a CDS encoding DUF1080 domain-containing protein, with the protein MKNYVHLILVAMVLVGACSNNKTVNLIREDLNGWHVDVPAMDENPDTTNPFIMRDGMLVSLGTPGGHLITDEVYSDYRLVAEYRFAGEPGNCGILVHASTPRALYGMFPKSLEVQMMHENAGDFWCIQEDIKVDNMVERRGPKEEWGVSEGKRRRIKNLTDGSENPVGEWNRMVIECQGDEIKVWVNDELVNHGYDCTATEGQIAVQAEGSEVEFRKLELTQLKS; encoded by the coding sequence CAGTAACAATAAGACGGTAAATCTGATCAGGGAAGATCTTAACGGTTGGCATGTGGATGTTCCTGCCATGGATGAAAACCCTGATACCACAAATCCTTTTATTATGCGGGACGGTATGCTGGTCAGCCTCGGTACACCCGGCGGTCATCTGATTACGGATGAGGTTTATTCGGATTACAGACTGGTAGCGGAGTATCGGTTTGCCGGTGAACCGGGTAACTGCGGTATACTGGTCCATGCTTCCACGCCCAGGGCCCTTTATGGCATGTTTCCCAAATCACTGGAAGTACAAATGATGCATGAAAATGCGGGCGATTTCTGGTGCATCCAGGAAGACATCAAAGTGGATAACATGGTGGAGCGCAGAGGTCCTAAAGAAGAGTGGGGCGTTTCAGAAGGCAAAAGAAGACGCATAAAGAATCTGACCGATGGTTCGGAAAACCCCGTTGGTGAATGGAACAGGATGGTTATAGAGTGCCAGGGAGATGAAATCAAGGTATGGGTGAACGATGAACTTGTAAATCATGGTTATGACTGCACAGCCACGGAAGGGCAGATCGCCGTTCAGGCTGAAGGGTCGGAAGTGGAGTTTAGGAAACTGGAATTGACACAATTGAAATCCTAA
- the hypA gene encoding hydrogenase maturation nickel metallochaperone HypA: protein MHEVAIVEDMFRIIMEVAKKEQLSRIDKVHFRIGKMMQVVPDLFRFAFDSAKEDTIAKDAELEIEYVPVKMQCRGCGHEFLVGDQSFYCPKCESSDLDMIQGKELLVQSIEGE, encoded by the coding sequence ATGCATGAGGTAGCCATAGTGGAAGACATGTTCCGCATCATTATGGAGGTGGCGAAAAAAGAACAGCTTTCGCGGATTGACAAGGTGCATTTCCGGATCGGCAAAATGATGCAGGTTGTGCCTGATCTGTTCCGTTTTGCCTTTGACTCGGCCAAGGAGGATACCATAGCTAAAGATGCAGAACTGGAAATAGAATATGTACCGGTCAAGATGCAATGCCGAGGCTGTGGCCATGAATTTTTGGTGGGGGATCAGTCGTTTTACTGTCCGAAATGTGAAAGTTCCGATCTGGATATGATACAGGGAAAAGAATTGTTGGTACAAAGCATAGAAGGAGAAT